One Defluviitoga tunisiensis genomic window carries:
- the uxuA gene encoding mannonate dehydratase, producing MNFILRWFGVKDDSVTLSQIKQIPIISGIAGTLNEIPVGEVWPIEKIEKLKNQTNIEGLKLEVIESVNVHEDIKAGLPSRDYYIENYIKTIENLSKAGIKVICYNFMPIFDWVRTDLYHQLPDGSYSMAYDHEKITNISPQQLIQEVNSGAKGFSLPGWEPEKLKNLQQLFEAFSDIDEEKLFLNLEYFLKSIIPVCEKVGIKIAIHPDDPPWPIFGLPRIVSSKEHLEKIINVVDSPSNTLAICSGSLGANLENNVPDIIRQFGKLGKISFVHVRNIKITDYKKFHEVSHFSKEGSLDIFEIMKALHETDFKGYLRPDHGRLIWNEKSRPGYGLFDRALGVSYLYGIWESLEKNKRG from the coding sequence GTGAATTTTATACTCAGATGGTTTGGTGTAAAAGATGACAGTGTAACGCTATCTCAAATAAAACAGATACCAATAATATCTGGAATTGCTGGCACATTGAATGAAATCCCCGTTGGAGAAGTATGGCCTATAGAAAAGATTGAAAAACTTAAAAACCAAACAAATATCGAAGGCTTAAAGCTAGAAGTAATTGAAAGTGTGAATGTTCATGAAGACATAAAAGCAGGACTTCCTTCAAGGGATTACTACATTGAAAATTATATTAAGACTATTGAAAATTTAAGCAAGGCTGGAATTAAGGTAATATGCTACAACTTTATGCCTATTTTTGATTGGGTAAGAACTGACTTATACCACCAACTACCGGATGGCTCTTACTCAATGGCTTATGATCATGAAAAAATAACGAATATCTCTCCTCAACAACTAATTCAAGAAGTTAATAGCGGTGCAAAAGGCTTCTCATTACCTGGATGGGAACCAGAAAAATTAAAAAACCTTCAACAACTTTTCGAAGCTTTTTCAGACATCGATGAAGAAAAACTTTTTCTTAATCTAGAATATTTTCTCAAAAGTATTATTCCTGTATGTGAAAAGGTTGGTATTAAGATAGCTATACATCCTGATGATCCACCCTGGCCTATTTTCGGATTACCAAGGATAGTTAGTTCAAAGGAACATCTTGAAAAGATTATAAACGTAGTCGATAGTCCTTCTAATACTCTAGCAATCTGTAGTGGTTCGTTAGGAGCAAATTTAGAAAATAATGTGCCTGATATAATAAGGCAATTTGGAAAACTAGGCAAGATCAGTTTTGTACATGTTAGAAACATAAAAATCACCGATTACAAAAAATTTCACGAAGTTTCTCATTTCTCAAAAGAAGGTTCATTAGATATTTTTGAAATAATGAAAGCTTTGCATGAAACAGATTTTAAAGGATATTTAAGACCTGATCACGGCAGACTCATATGGAATGAGAAGTCAAGACCAGGTTATGGTTTGTTTGATAGAGCATTAGGAGTCAGTTATTTATACGGTATTTGGGAATCATTAGAAAAAAACAAGAGAGGATGA
- a CDS encoding endo-1,4-beta-xylanase, whose product MKNAIIPLLLIGLGLLTIGFSTGLSVQTGDKVISPLDYEFLIDFENSDVKINPRGENILLNVSQDFTFEGNYSLKIENRKAGWEGPEIDFTNDWKIFDGTEFTVYAPVYQTSNSPQLFRIVACINDATGERFVNISEKVVVPNFWKEITGTFKFDLKEPVNNFSLIIITPLKADFTYYLDDFKVLGVNKVPRTDIILKSTFEKGIENWQSRGDPVSITSTDKIAHSGKYSLYVTERQSNWHGAQIDLKDMLIPGKSYEIEVWVYQETGQDQQVTLTMQRKYASDDQSHYDTIVWQRTIPSNKWTQIGGSYTVKSGETIKEMLFYVESPNNTLAFYLDDFVLIDKTIPLFEPEWEIPDLYEIYGDNFKIGVAVPYKVLSNPLEMKMVEKHFNSITAENEMKPESLLVDLNSYKFSVADEYISFAQSKNFDVRGHTLLWHNQTPDWFFKDTNGNLVSREVLLKRMEKYIKDVVGHFSGKIQAWDVVNEAIDPNQPDGLRRTLWYDIIGPEYIEYAFKFAHEADPNAKLFYNDYNTYEPKKRDFIYNLVSDFKARGIPIDGIGMQMHIGVGTDLRQVEEAIELFSSIPGIEIHITELDMSIYKDQSSNYDAPPYESLVEQGYVYKELFTLLKKYDDVITSVTFWGLKDDYSWKNQNRNDWPLLFDKDYQAKYSYWGIVEPTVLPILPKKSSIAQGTAIPFGMLDDSYLFSIPIQIFDEQGKERLNARVIWNENTLFIYGDVQDETKDPQDGIAIFIDPNNAKTPYLQDDDVWAIIRTDWTVETNKPDEIEINHFVSPGYKKYNFECSIILPQKFEKDSSIGFDIAIIDGNKIYSWSDTTNQQKEITANYGTLVLEAAAVGTAKYGTPIIDGEIDDIWKIAETYSTQTVVSGSLQNAKADFKVLWDEKALYVLATVSDPVLNKDHSDPWEQDSVEIFIDENNNKTGFYELDDAQYRVNFVNEQSFGTGASAVNFKTATKEIDGGYIIEAAISWKTIAPSGGEVIGFDVQVNDASASGRRAGILTWNDPTGNNYQSTVNFGNIKLEK is encoded by the coding sequence ATGAAAAATGCAATAATTCCTTTGTTGTTAATTGGTTTAGGACTACTGACAATTGGTTTTTCTACTGGTTTATCCGTCCAAACCGGAGATAAAGTTATCTCCCCATTAGATTATGAATTTCTTATTGATTTTGAAAATTCTGACGTAAAAATTAATCCAAGAGGAGAAAATATTTTACTCAATGTATCTCAAGACTTCACGTTTGAAGGTAACTACTCATTAAAGATAGAAAACAGAAAAGCTGGTTGGGAAGGTCCTGAGATAGATTTCACAAATGATTGGAAAATATTTGATGGAACTGAATTCACTGTTTATGCTCCCGTCTATCAAACCTCCAATTCTCCACAACTCTTTAGGATTGTTGCTTGTATAAATGATGCAACGGGGGAACGTTTTGTAAACATATCTGAAAAGGTTGTAGTTCCTAATTTTTGGAAAGAAATAACAGGAACCTTCAAATTCGATCTCAAAGAACCAGTTAATAATTTCTCTTTGATAATAATAACTCCTTTAAAAGCAGATTTTACATATTACTTAGATGATTTTAAAGTTCTCGGAGTTAACAAAGTCCCAAGGACAGATATTATATTGAAATCAACATTTGAAAAAGGAATTGAAAACTGGCAATCTAGAGGAGATCCCGTTTCTATAACTTCAACTGATAAAATAGCGCACAGTGGAAAATACTCATTATATGTAACTGAAAGACAAAGTAACTGGCACGGAGCTCAGATCGATCTTAAAGACATGCTAATACCGGGCAAAAGTTACGAAATTGAAGTCTGGGTTTACCAAGAAACCGGACAAGATCAGCAAGTAACTTTAACTATGCAAAGAAAATATGCTTCGGATGATCAATCTCACTATGATACAATCGTCTGGCAAAGAACTATACCTTCTAATAAATGGACGCAAATTGGAGGATCCTATACTGTAAAGTCTGGAGAAACAATTAAAGAAATGCTCTTTTATGTTGAATCACCAAATAATACATTAGCATTTTATCTTGATGATTTTGTACTAATTGATAAGACTATTCCTTTGTTTGAACCAGAATGGGAAATACCCGATTTATATGAAATTTATGGTGACAACTTTAAAATAGGTGTTGCTGTTCCTTACAAAGTACTCTCTAATCCGCTTGAAATGAAAATGGTTGAAAAACATTTTAATAGTATTACCGCAGAAAACGAAATGAAACCAGAAAGTCTTTTGGTTGATCTAAATAGCTATAAGTTTTCTGTTGCCGATGAGTATATTAGTTTTGCTCAATCGAAAAATTTTGACGTAAGAGGTCATACATTACTATGGCACAATCAGACACCAGATTGGTTTTTCAAAGATACTAATGGAAACTTAGTCTCAAGAGAAGTTCTTCTTAAACGCATGGAAAAATATATAAAAGATGTTGTTGGCCATTTTTCTGGGAAAATTCAAGCTTGGGATGTAGTCAATGAAGCAATTGATCCAAATCAACCCGATGGATTAAGAAGAACATTATGGTATGACATTATCGGACCTGAATATATTGAATATGCTTTCAAGTTTGCACATGAAGCAGATCCTAATGCAAAATTATTTTATAATGACTACAATACTTATGAACCAAAAAAGAGAGATTTTATTTACAACCTCGTTTCTGATTTCAAAGCAAGAGGAATTCCTATTGATGGTATTGGCATGCAAATGCATATAGGAGTGGGAACAGATTTACGTCAGGTTGAAGAAGCTATCGAGTTATTTAGTTCAATTCCAGGTATAGAAATTCATATAACTGAATTAGATATGAGCATTTATAAAGATCAATCTTCTAACTATGATGCTCCTCCTTATGAATCTCTTGTGGAACAAGGATATGTGTACAAAGAACTATTTACACTGTTAAAAAAGTATGATGACGTTATAACGAGCGTAACTTTCTGGGGCCTAAAAGATGATTATTCATGGAAAAATCAGAACAGAAATGATTGGCCATTACTATTTGACAAAGACTATCAAGCAAAATATTCCTATTGGGGAATAGTAGAACCAACAGTATTGCCCATTCTCCCAAAAAAAAGTTCCATAGCTCAAGGCACTGCGATACCTTTTGGAATGTTGGATGATTCTTATTTGTTTTCAATACCTATACAAATCTTCGATGAACAAGGAAAGGAAAGATTAAACGCTAGAGTGATATGGAACGAAAATACACTATTCATTTACGGAGATGTGCAAGATGAAACGAAGGATCCACAAGATGGAATAGCAATTTTCATTGATCCTAACAACGCCAAGACTCCTTACTTACAAGATGACGATGTTTGGGCAATTATTAGAACTGATTGGACAGTCGAAACAAATAAACCAGATGAAATCGAAATTAATCATTTTGTCAGCCCTGGATATAAAAAATATAATTTTGAATGCTCGATTATTCTCCCTCAAAAATTTGAAAAAGATTCATCAATAGGTTTTGATATAGCAATAATAGATGGAAACAAAATATACAGTTGGAGTGACACTACAAACCAACAAAAAGAAATTACAGCAAATTATGGCACTCTTGTTTTAGAAGCAGCTGCTGTGGGAACTGCAAAATACGGAACTCCAATTATTGACGGGGAAATAGATGATATTTGGAAAATAGCAGAAACCTATTCAACCCAAACAGTTGTTTCTGGAAGCCTTCAAAACGCTAAAGCAGATTTCAAAGTCTTATGGGATGAAAAAGCACTTTACGTTCTTGCTACAGTATCTGATCCGGTTTTAAACAAAGATCATTCAGATCCTTGGGAACAAGATTCTGTGGAAATTTTCATCGATGAAAATAACAACAAAACAGGATTCTACGAATTAGACGATGCACAATATAGAGTTAACTTTGTTAATGAACAATCCTTTGGTACAGGTGCCTCTGCAGTAAACTTCAAAACAGCAACCAAAGAAATAGATGGTGGATACATAATTGAAGCCGCTATTTCTTGGAAGACAATTGCACCATCTGGCGGAGAAGTGATAGGATTTGACGTTCAAGTAAACGATGCAAGTGCATCTGGCAGAAGAGCAGGAATACTCACTTGGAATGATCCAACCGGTAACAACTATCAAAGTACAGTAAACTTTGGAAACATTAAACTCGAGAAATAG
- a CDS encoding ABC transporter substrate-binding protein, whose product MKSKKVVIYLLLVFLFLGTLFGWDAYGTPEEYYKATGNKITQFKESPVLAEKVKKGELPPIEERLPKEPLVIVPEDEVGKFGGTWRRVWKGPSDQWGVYKINEPHLVYWDSEGGKFLPGVAKSWDVSDDGKIYIFHLREGMKWSDGHPYSADDLIFWANDIVGNDELTASKPAWYIVGGKRAKIEKIDDYTVKFEFAEPYGLFLLQVAYSQGFVGAPKHYLKQFHPDYTPMEEIQKIIDKEKEKMYFTWVDVFNDKDDPVRNLERPSLFTWVPVTDPTGSYYILERNPYYFAVDIEGNQLPYIDTVRHEYVMDDEIIMLKAIAGEIDMQFRHIGTLGAGAGNYTLLAMNADKADYQIYNWIAANGSASQLMLNTFDHEDPVLQEIFSDVRFRQALSLGINREEINEIIFSGLAKPRQASLVSGSAYYDPEWERAYAEYDPKRANELLDEMELKWDSKKQNRLRPDGKPLQFSVQVAGQPHTDIWTIIREYWKNDLGIQIEVDTINRDLFDSRKDAHEFDGQVWQMDRAAQPLAEPYNLIPGASNISESWYIGWTTWIKAYMSGDKIPEDAIVPPEAVIDLVDLWLQIQVTTDDEEIKELMKEVTKIHSENIWMIGTVGEDIAPAIVKNNFKNVPKELVTDDILRSPLNAMPMQFFIQ is encoded by the coding sequence ATGAAAAGTAAGAAAGTGGTAATTTATTTATTGTTGGTTTTCCTCTTTCTAGGAACACTGTTTGGATGGGACGCATATGGAACACCTGAAGAATATTACAAAGCTACAGGCAATAAAATCACTCAATTCAAAGAATCGCCTGTTCTTGCTGAAAAAGTAAAAAAGGGAGAGCTCCCACCAATTGAGGAAAGGCTTCCAAAAGAACCTCTGGTAATTGTTCCTGAAGATGAAGTAGGAAAATTCGGCGGTACATGGAGAAGGGTTTGGAAAGGTCCTTCAGATCAATGGGGCGTTTATAAAATAAATGAACCCCATTTAGTATATTGGGACTCTGAAGGAGGAAAATTTTTACCTGGTGTAGCAAAAAGTTGGGATGTTTCAGATGACGGAAAAATTTACATTTTCCATCTAAGAGAAGGAATGAAATGGTCTGATGGACATCCATATTCAGCGGATGACTTAATTTTTTGGGCAAACGACATAGTTGGAAATGATGAACTGACTGCTTCCAAACCAGCTTGGTACATTGTAGGAGGTAAAAGGGCAAAAATAGAAAAGATAGACGATTATACAGTTAAATTCGAGTTTGCTGAACCATATGGATTGTTTTTGCTCCAAGTTGCTTACAGTCAAGGTTTTGTAGGAGCCCCAAAACATTACTTAAAACAATTCCACCCAGATTATACACCTATGGAGGAAATTCAAAAAATAATCGATAAAGAAAAAGAAAAAATGTACTTCACGTGGGTAGATGTTTTCAATGACAAAGATGATCCTGTACGAAATCTAGAACGACCAAGTTTGTTTACATGGGTTCCTGTAACCGATCCAACAGGTTCTTATTATATTCTTGAACGAAATCCATATTACTTCGCTGTTGACATAGAAGGCAACCAATTACCATATATCGACACTGTTCGTCATGAATATGTTATGGATGATGAAATAATTATGTTAAAAGCGATTGCTGGAGAAATCGATATGCAATTTAGGCATATTGGGACCTTAGGAGCAGGTGCAGGTAACTACACATTACTAGCAATGAATGCTGATAAAGCTGATTACCAAATCTACAATTGGATTGCCGCTAATGGTTCTGCTAGTCAATTAATGTTGAACACTTTTGACCATGAAGATCCTGTATTACAAGAAATATTTAGTGATGTAAGATTCAGACAAGCATTATCTCTAGGAATAAACAGAGAAGAAATCAACGAAATTATTTTTTCTGGATTGGCTAAACCTCGACAAGCTTCTTTAGTCAGCGGTTCAGCTTATTATGACCCTGAATGGGAAAGAGCATATGCAGAATACGATCCAAAACGAGCTAACGAACTTCTTGATGAAATGGAACTCAAATGGGATTCAAAAAAGCAAAACAGACTCAGACCAGATGGAAAACCTTTACAATTCTCTGTACAAGTAGCTGGACAGCCACACACGGATATTTGGACCATAATACGCGAATACTGGAAAAACGATCTGGGTATTCAAATTGAAGTAGACACAATTAACAGAGATCTTTTCGACTCTAGAAAGGACGCCCATGAATTTGACGGGCAAGTATGGCAAATGGATAGGGCTGCTCAACCCTTAGCTGAACCATATAATTTGATTCCAGGTGCTTCAAATATTTCTGAATCCTGGTACATAGGTTGGACAACTTGGATTAAAGCTTATATGAGTGGAGACAAAATTCCAGAAGATGCCATTGTGCCTCCAGAGGCGGTCATTGATTTGGTAGATCTATGGTTACAAATCCAAGTAACAACAGATGATGAAGAAATAAAAGAACTTATGAAAGAAGTGACAAAGATTCATAGTGAAAACATATGGATGATAGGAACTGTAGGAGAAGACATAGCGCCAGCAATAGTAAAAAATAATTTTAAGAATGTTCCTAAAGAACTTGTAACGGATGATATTTTAAGATCACCTTTGAACGCTATGCCTATGCAATTCTTTATTCAGTGA
- a CDS encoding ABC transporter ATP-binding protein — MKDKKILEVTNLKKYFPIKRGVFGKISGYVKAVDDVSFYINEGETLGLVGESGCGKTTIAKTILRALNPDEGDIFMNLNDEFVNIAKLPKNQLKNLRKNIQMIFQNPFTSLNPRMKVKDIIGEPLFVNKIAKGKELESIVEELMDMVGLRREYLIRYPHAFSGGQRQRIVIARALALKPKLVVCDEPVAALDVSIRSQILNLLMDLQEQLNLTYLFISHDLSVVQHISDRVAVMYLGKIVEIADTETLFQQPKHPYTEKLLEAVPKPDPNIRADQLKPLEGEVPDPANPPEGCYFHPRCPYAINICKKEYPKLNIYSSVESEHLVACHRSSELKLNGITLV; from the coding sequence ATGAAAGATAAAAAAATTTTAGAAGTTACTAATTTAAAAAAATATTTTCCAATTAAAAGGGGTGTATTCGGAAAAATTTCCGGTTATGTAAAAGCTGTTGATGATGTTAGTTTTTATATAAATGAAGGCGAGACATTAGGATTAGTTGGAGAATCAGGATGTGGAAAAACAACAATAGCCAAAACTATTTTGCGTGCTCTAAATCCCGATGAAGGAGATATTTTCATGAATCTTAATGATGAATTTGTCAACATTGCAAAATTACCGAAAAACCAGTTAAAAAATCTAAGAAAAAATATTCAAATGATCTTTCAAAATCCGTTTACATCTTTAAATCCTCGAATGAAAGTTAAAGATATAATTGGAGAACCTTTATTTGTTAATAAAATTGCTAAAGGAAAAGAACTTGAATCAATAGTTGAAGAATTAATGGATATGGTCGGTTTAAGAAGGGAATATTTGATTAGGTATCCTCATGCCTTTAGTGGCGGTCAAAGGCAAAGAATAGTCATTGCAAGAGCATTGGCATTGAAACCAAAACTTGTTGTTTGTGATGAACCAGTTGCAGCTTTAGATGTTTCCATTAGATCTCAAATTTTAAATCTCTTAATGGATCTTCAAGAACAATTAAATCTTACTTATCTATTTATTTCTCATGACCTAAGTGTTGTTCAACACATAAGTGATAGAGTTGCAGTTATGTATTTAGGAAAAATTGTTGAAATAGCGGATACTGAAACACTTTTTCAACAACCTAAGCATCCATATACAGAAAAATTACTAGAAGCCGTACCCAAACCTGATCCAAATATAAGAGCCGATCAACTAAAACCTTTAGAAGGAGAAGTTCCAGATCCTGCAAATCCTCCGGAAGGATGCTATTTTCATCCAAGATGCCCCTATGCTATAAATATATGTAAAAAAGAATACCCTAAATTGAATATTTATAGTTCAGTTGAAAGCGAACATTTAGTTGCTTGTCATCGTTCATCTGAGCTAAAGCTCAATGGAATTACACTAGTATAA
- a CDS encoding ABC transporter ATP-binding protein, with protein MENVLEVINLETSFELTEGSIKVLDNINFTLKSNEILGLIGESGCGKSVTALSILQILPRNAKCNGKVLFYNGKKIINILELNSKGEEIRQIRGNEISMIFQEPAASFSPVYTIGEHMVEAITLHKNISEKLAKEKALEMLEKVKIPDPKKIIDAYPFELSGGMLQRSMIAMALLCNPKILIADEPTTALDVTIQAQILYLIKELQKEFHSSIIFITHDLAVISQMADKIAVMYLGHIVEEADVFEMFKNPLHPYTKALLDSIPKYGVRKTRLETISGVVPDPYNLPKGCRFHTRCNKFMEGLCDVQQPKVVEISENHKVKCFLYGGTNDER; from the coding sequence ATGGAGAATGTTTTAGAAGTAATAAATCTTGAAACATCATTTGAATTAACTGAAGGATCAATTAAAGTATTAGATAATATAAATTTTACATTAAAAAGTAATGAAATATTAGGTCTTATTGGAGAGTCCGGATGTGGTAAAAGTGTGACTGCTTTATCTATACTTCAAATTCTACCAAGAAATGCTAAATGTAACGGAAAAGTCTTATTTTACAATGGCAAGAAAATAATAAACATTTTAGAATTAAATTCGAAAGGTGAAGAAATAAGACAAATACGAGGTAACGAAATTTCTATGATTTTTCAAGAACCGGCTGCTTCATTTTCTCCCGTTTACACTATCGGAGAACATATGGTAGAAGCAATTACCTTGCATAAAAATATATCAGAAAAATTAGCCAAAGAAAAAGCCTTAGAGATGTTAGAGAAAGTGAAGATTCCTGATCCAAAAAAAATAATAGATGCTTATCCTTTTGAGCTATCAGGAGGAATGCTACAACGAAGTATGATTGCCATGGCTTTATTATGTAATCCTAAGATACTTATAGCCGACGAACCAACAACTGCTTTAGATGTTACAATACAGGCACAAATTTTGTATCTAATAAAAGAACTTCAAAAAGAATTTCATAGCTCCATCATTTTTATCACTCATGATCTGGCTGTTATTTCTCAGATGGCAGATAAAATTGCGGTCATGTATCTAGGACATATTGTCGAAGAAGCCGATGTATTTGAAATGTTCAAAAATCCACTTCACCCATATACTAAAGCTCTTTTAGATTCTATTCCTAAATATGGAGTTAGAAAGACTAGATTAGAAACGATTTCCGGAGTTGTTCCTGATCCGTACAATTTACCTAAAGGTTGTAGATTTCATACTAGATGTAATAAATTCATGGAAGGGCTATGTGATGTGCAACAACCTAAAGTTGTTGAAATTAGTGAAAATCATAAAGTAAAATGTTTCCTTTATGGAGGTACCAACGATGAAAGATAA
- a CDS encoding ABC transporter permease, with product MQNNSLNKRMDEKAEKIYYASEAKLIWWRFKKNKLAIIGMIILIILYALGIFCEFFAPYNPNKLNSAYVYAPPQRIRIIREGKLVQPYVYGYKMTRDPKTLQRIYTTDESKIYPLKFFIEGDPYKLWGIWESNIHFVGVEDGVFFPFGTDRMGRDVLSRIIFGTRISTTIGLVGVLISLLIGTVLGGISGYYGGSVDFVIQRIIEIIKSIPTIPLWMALAAALPRYMTQLQRYFAITVILSLVGWTDLARVIRSKFIILKNEDFVVAAQLAGARQTRVIFRHMLPSLTSHMIVSITLSIPGMILGETGLSFLGLGLQSPAISWGVLLQEAQNVRTVALQPWLMLPAMFVIITVLCFNFVGDGLRDAADPYKI from the coding sequence ATGCAAAATAATTCATTAAATAAAAGAATGGACGAGAAAGCAGAAAAAATTTATTATGCTTCAGAAGCAAAACTTATATGGTGGCGTTTTAAGAAAAACAAATTAGCAATTATAGGAATGATAATTCTAATAATTTTATATGCTTTAGGAATTTTTTGTGAATTTTTTGCTCCGTATAATCCTAACAAACTGAATTCTGCATATGTATATGCTCCTCCACAAAGAATCCGTATAATAAGAGAAGGAAAACTTGTTCAACCTTATGTTTATGGTTATAAAATGACTAGAGATCCTAAAACTCTTCAAAGAATTTATACTACTGATGAATCAAAAATATATCCTTTAAAATTTTTTATAGAAGGTGATCCCTATAAATTGTGGGGAATATGGGAATCAAACATTCATTTTGTTGGAGTAGAAGATGGAGTTTTTTTCCCATTTGGAACTGATCGAATGGGAAGAGATGTCTTATCTAGAATAATCTTTGGGACAAGAATTTCAACTACCATAGGTTTAGTTGGAGTATTGATAAGTTTATTGATAGGAACGGTACTCGGAGGAATTTCAGGATATTATGGAGGGTCAGTCGATTTTGTTATTCAAAGAATAATTGAGATTATTAAAAGTATTCCTACAATTCCTTTATGGATGGCACTTGCGGCAGCTCTCCCGAGATATATGACTCAACTTCAAAGATATTTTGCAATAACCGTTATTCTCTCTTTAGTTGGATGGACAGATTTAGCAAGAGTTATTAGAAGTAAATTTATTATTCTTAAAAATGAAGATTTCGTAGTGGCTGCTCAATTGGCAGGAGCACGTCAAACTAGAGTTATTTTTAGACATATGTTACCTTCTCTTACCAGTCATATGATAGTTTCAATAACCCTTTCTATTCCAGGGATGATTCTTGGAGAAACTGGTTTGAGTTTTTTAGGATTAGGATTACAATCACCAGCAATAAGCTGGGGCGTCTTATTGCAAGAAGCACAAAATGTTAGAACCGTAGCTTTACAACCTTGGCTAATGCTACCGGCAATGTTTGTAATAATTACCGTTCTTTGCTTTAATTTCGTTGGTGATGGATTAAGAGATGCTGCAGACCCATACAAGATCTAA